The sequence gttaaaaatataattgtatttatttcctaaaataaaatctagtaacgtttattaattaaattatattaaaataaacatcaaaataatataaaacaaattcaataaattaaatttataaaatagaataacatacaaataaatatactaaaaatataacaactaGACACTATAAATATGCTAAATATATACTAACTagattctaaaatatatattaattatatatcaaaatacttagatatactatatatttatacttatatatttaatatatactttttattatataatttttttaaaatatgtttaaaatagaattgatatatatgtgaaataaatcatatactaaaatatatgatatatataccaatctataaattttatgccatttatagtaattttttacttgtgtttttaaagatataaatgtctaaatatattatatataagaaatatatattaaaataagtaGAATGTCcacaatattaaataaatactgatattatatctattgctattaaaaaatttaaaattaaactagattttaaataaatttaaattttgattaaaatagaatacctaatttcaatttattgtatttttgtaaaatttcaacttattatatttttaaagaattttttttatgatatttctgAAAAATACCATTTACCTTTTGAGAAAAGGGCTATGCTTATAACTATAAGCccctattttttaaaaagtatttccAGAAGGcatttctttttaacaaaatcAGTCCATTAAACTCCTTCTATGACATTACTTTTAACTTAAAGGACGGaattaaattgagaaatgctaAATggttgtattttcttttattttttgtttttgcaattaaatatgataacgcctatttttaatattaagtgAGATAACTATGAGGGCAAATATTGTAAATTCAGTAAATAATTctgttaataataaaataaaataaaaaccaacaaacaaaaagtacttgctttctttctctttactACTGCAAGCTCTAACAGTACAAGCAAACCGACCTCCCTTTCCTCCTCCGTTTCTGGCGCACAAAATCCACACGTTCCTCTTTCTCTTTAATTCAATCGCTCCCCTTATGTTCTGTACTTTCTTTTGtaacgaaaaagaaaaaaaatgatactTTCAGCACTGTTAACATCCGTAGGAATCAATCTTGGACTCTGTTTCTTGTTCTTTACTCTCTACTCTATACTTAAAAAACAACCTTCAAATCGTTACGTTTACGCTCCTCGTTTAGTTCGTAGTCAGAAATCTAATCAACAGTTACAGGGAAATGAATTCGACTTAGAAAGACTGTTACCTTCTGCTGGTTGGGTGACAAGAGCTTGGCAGCTCACTGATGATCACCTCATTTCGATTTCTGGATTGGATGCTCTTGTTTTTGCAcgcattttttattttgggtaGTTCTTGGAATTTCTAGTTTTGTTATGGATGTCTGATTtttgtttgtattttttttattgaatttattattattattacaattttatttttttgtgaatGCAGCTTGAGGGTGTTTGCATTTGGTGGGATTGTTGGGATATTTGTTCTTCTTCCAGTTAATTATTTAGGGAATCAGCTTAATCGcgataatttttatgatttaccAAACAAGTCTTTGGATTCTTTTAGTATTTCCAATGTTGATGATGGCTCAAACTGGTAAGTGTtacttgctcaattttgaatCGCTACATTATgttactaattaaaaatatatctagaCTAATCGATTATTTCATAGACTGACTTTCATGGTTTTGGGTCGTCTAGAATTCATGGGAGGTGAAAGTCAGCACATAGGAATTACTGCGCAAATGAGGAATGTTTTGTGTTAACTTGTTATAGGTGATATATAGTGGCAACTGAGTgactttcctcttcttttGGCTTTTGTTTTGCATAATACAACTGTGAGTAAGAAAGTGATGGTGTGTGCAAATTTAGGTTGAAGATGGAACATAGGAGTGGCTCATAGTCGTTAGAAGCCTCACCTTTATGGATAAGCAACAATTCACTTAGGTTACATTTGTAGACATTGGAATTAGGAATTAAATGCAGTTCTTGTTGctcaaacaaagaaaaaaagaaatgcagTTCTTGGAACACGGTTCTCTTTTCTTGTTTGGTATAAgaatccaattttttttttttggaaataaCAGCTACTTGtatgtttattttctaataataccATCAAATTTAGTTGgttatctcaaaattaatttggatAGACATTCATTTTCATTTCCAAGGTATACTATATATGACCTAAGTAATCTGTAAATTTTGAAGTTGGTTAAAAGTTGAAACTCTTTTTGAACGCCCAGCACCAGGTGACCCTAATTCTAGACCCACTGTGTTGCTTCTGCAATAACACTTATATCAATCTTCGTCTTCTACCTTAGTTCAAAATACTTTCCTTATCATTTTTATCCTTTTGCAGTGCTCCTAATTTTTCCCCTTATCTTGTACTGACTTCACTATGGCTGTTCAGTCTCCTGTTTCATTTTTGAGATACCTGTTTTTCATGATTGCCATTGTAGTCATTACCGGGTTttcctttatatatatatatatatatatatcctcaTTGCATTTAAACAAGCATTCAGCTAATGTATGTTAAAGAACCCTGATTACTAGTTGTGGCCTTTCTCAAGGTTATGGATGCACTTTTCTGCTGCATATGTTTTTACAGGAGTTGTCTGCTATCTTCTTTATTATGTAAGtaatattctaattattttcaaaacttCAATTAGGCCCTTCTGgttcatgaaaataaaagcttCTCCTTGATTATGTAACTGTGCAGGAGTACAACTACATTTTCTCAAAAAGAATTGCTTGCTTCTACTCATCCAAACCTCAACCACATCAGTTTACCATACTAGTCCGTGGCATCCCTTCCTTGTCTGCTAGAAGCTTTAGTGAAGTTGTTGAGAGCTTCTTCACACAGAATCACCCTTCTACTTATCTTTCACACTCAATGATTCATCAAACAAGCAAAATTCGAGGTCTCATTGTAAGCATTGATAATGAGCTCCTGATTGATTTGTTAATTCTGCTCACAGTGAACATGCACtttcaaaatcttaaatattaaCTTTAATGCTTGATGGGGTTACATTGTTGCTAGTTTTTATGCCTGTAATTATCTCCTAAACCTTATTAATTATGTGTCTGTTTTAATTAGCAATAAAGGAGTGTGTATAGGACAAAAAGTTAAGAACTTGACCCAAGTTAATGACAGCTTACAATGATGCATCAAGACAATACTTGAAGTTGTTTACCTCTTCTCTTATACACAAAATTATCCCTTAGGATGGTCTACAATATTCTGAACATATTTATTCGCtgagatttttttatgttcCTGAAACAATTAAAGGACGGATTTTTTCAGAAGAAAAAATAGCCACAATTCGCAAGCTTGGCACACTCTATTCTTCATGGACTTTGAACTTTTTTTCATAGATGTATACTTGAATTCTTTTCAGTTCTAGTTTATACATCAGCGATATTATGTGCTCTTTTACTCTCTTCCTTTGGTTACCACTGTGCTATCCCTTGCAGGATGATGCAGAGAAGCTGTATAGAAGGCTTGCACACGTTAAAACAGAAAATCATTTGCGGCAGCATTTTAAACGTGATGGCTTTTTGGGACTCTTtggaaaaaaagtaaatattgtAGACCACTACGAGAAGAAATTGGAAAATTTGGAAGATAATGTGAGAATGAAGCAACGTTCCTTGGCAGGAGAGGTACGTGACATCTGTTTGGCATATACATAAAATTGTTCCGGTTCCTTTTATCAGTAACTTAATTATGATACAAGAGGAAAGAATTTCAGTGTCTTGGTATTAGTTAGCTTTTAACTTAATAACCTTCAATAAGGCCATTCTCGAATGCAATTATTGCCAAAGGAGGTTCTTAGAGGTTTATATACATATGATTCTGAAGTTTGGATAAAGTAACTGCTCTCAGGACTTATGCATTGGACCTCTATGAGTTGATGCTTGTTAGATACTGAGTTAAGTGACTAAATTAATGCATTGGATTGTTTTGGAGGAAAAAACGCTAATATGTATCATGTATATCTTATCCATGTGACTAAATTAAGACTCTTTGTGATTGCCAAAAGATTATATACAAATGCATATTTTTAGAGTACTTGTAACTTTGTAAATTCTGGTTCACTGTGTTTGCATGTTCTTGTTGACTTTTACACTCTTATGATGCTGTCTTTAGAAGTATGCAAAAGCTCTTGTGCAAAACCTGATTATGTTGAATTTTCTTgtaaatatcttttatgtCAACAAAAGGATGAAGGTGAAACTTATTTTTCCATTATGCCTTCAAATTTCTCAGAAAGTCCCAGCTGCTTTTGTGTCATTCAAGTCACGTTTTGGTGCTGCAGTAGCTCTACACATCCAACAGGGGGTCAATCCCACAGAGTGGGTGACTGAGCAAGCTCCTGAGCCTCAAGATGTACACTGGTCTTTCTTTTCTGCGTCATTCCTAAGAAGATGGATCTACAAGTTGGTTGCAGTTTTCGCATTTCTAATTCTTACAATTTTGTTCCTTATCCCAGTTTTACTAGTACAAGGTCTTGCTAACCTATATCAGTTGGAGACCTGGTTTCCTTTCTTGAAAGGCATACTTAGTCTGTAAGTGAGATCAAACTTTTAATTGCTTATTGATTTCTTCCAAAGTCAAAGTAAGCCGGGTTTCTTTGGGGGCAATTAAGGTTTAGAAACTTTTGATAACCTCGTGAATGTTGTCCCCTTCCTTCACAATGAATAGACGACGTCATACATATAGCActaaaattgatgaatttatCTATATGTGAATAACATTAAAATCCATGAACTAAGAGTGGCAGAggatttatttttgtgattttggTTCCTAGAGAGCATGAACCCAAAGAAATGAATCCTATCATTTTATACTGGTTACATCTAACATGAGATACCATACTAATATGCACTTTTTTGAATTGCAGAACTGTTGTCAGTCAACTGATTACAGGATATCTGCCTAGTCTCATTCTTCAGTTGTTCCTATTTTTCGTGCCGCCATtgatgatattattttcttctatgcAAGGGTACATTTCCTTAAGTCAAATAGAAAAAAGTGCTTGTACCAAGGTGTTATGCTTTACTCTATGGAACATCTTTTTGGCAAATGTACTTTCAGGATCAGCTTTCTATATGGTCAATGTCTTCCTTGAGCCTAAAAAGATTCCCGAGGTACTAGCCGAAGCTGTTCCAGCTCAGGTGAGTTATCATGCAGAAATATTCTACTAATCATGCTGTTGTTAACGTATGCATGTATGTATCGTAATCCTCTTCTTATTTCCTTCTGGGCAATGGTAGTAACAGTCTACATACTTGAATAAAAAAGTCCTTAATTTAGTCAATAATATATGTACTTTAATGGAGAATACTTAGAATTCATTGGCAGTGGAAagctaattaaaatcaattttgctAAGTTGGATTGGTCCTTCAAGAAAAGTCCTAGAGTTAATGAATCCCGTAAAGTCATTGTTTAGAATGCTAGGCATATGAAGTCAACATGGTGaggaaaataaatacaaattgagaactaatgaaagaagaaaaggagagggggaaaggaaagagagaattttGTTATTCCCTAGGTGGCTATTCAGTCTAAAATTGGGTCATATTCTAACCAGAACTCTTTTCTTAAGGTTAAGATGGTACAAAGCCTACCAGGACATTATTTATTTCGTGATTATCCAATGAACAACATAAGCATTATCATGGTTAAGGATTCTTTGATGTTGGAACCACTTACTGATACTTAGCTCTGTCATGTAAGAAGAACAATTCTTTTGATGCTATGGCGAAAGTTATAATAGTTTATCTTTGGTGTAGGCTTCATTCTTCATTTCATATGTTGTGACATCTGGATGGACGAGTCTGTCATCGGAACTCTTTCGGCTGATTCCTCTAATATGCAGTTTTATAAAAAGACTATGCGCCAGAAAGGATGGTGACAAATTTGAAGTCCCATCAATTCCATACCACAGTGAAATTCCCACTGCTCTCTTCTTTGTACTTCTTGGTATAACATATTTTTTCCTTGCTCCATTGATTTTGCCGTTTCTCCTGATTTACTTCTGCCTGGGATACATCATCTTCCGCAACCAGGTAAGTAATGAAATGCCTTCttctgattttattttcttcaatttcatTTACTCTTCAGTATCAGATGCTAGTAACTTTGgtttagaaaatttaagaCTCCATTTGCTGCAAGATTCTAGATGCACCTAATAATCATACAATCTTTAACATCCTGAtgtttcaattaaattttttatttgtctatTCTTGACAATGTcaatttttttcctcttttttatttttttattttttttattttcagctATTGAATGTATATGCACCTAAGTATGAAACAAGTGGGAAGTTTTGGCCAATAGTGCACTATTCTACGGTTTTTTCCCTGATACTGATGCACGTCATTGCAATTGGAACATTTGGCCTTAAGAAGCTTCCTTTGGCTTCCAGTCTCACCATTCCCCTTCCAGTTCTAACACTTCTTTTCAACGAGTACTGCCGGAAAAGGTTTCTACCCATATTTAAAGCTTATCCTACTGAGGTATGTTGTCTCATCAGTAACTCTCTCTATGTCCTAAGACTGAATGGTACTCTGATTTTGTTAATGAGGTGTTCATGCGTCCTGCTTAATTTCTATGGAATTAGGTCAAATTACTTTTGAGCTAACTAAATGGCAATAGTATTGACCTATTGGATTTtagattatatataataatggtTTTATTGTCTGACTACACCAGGGAAATGGGAAACTAAATGCAGAGAATGCATAGTTTATACCATCGAGAAGTTACTGATGAGATGTAGCAATATTTGAGTTGCTCTATATACTGAGTTTTCTGACCATTGTTTATGGTTATAATTTCCTTAGTGAATTTTATGATATAGTGGTTGCCCTCTTGATCCTTGAATATTATGTGTTGTGCAGTGCTTAGTAACGAAAGATAAAGAAGACGAGAATGAACCAAGTATGGCCGAGTTCTACGATAAATTAGTTTCTGCTTATCATGATCCAGCTTTGATGCCAATCCAATATCCCAGAAATGTCGACAGGCAAAGCTCCCCCCTTCTTCATTCTGAGGTTTGAAATCACTgattgtttttttcttatgaaaaCCATGTATAAGATAGTTAGAAACAGCTTTTAGTGATGTTTTTAGTACTTTCCGGAACAATGTTTGTTCACGCCACAGTATAATTTGTTGTAGTTGAATGCTAATAAGAAGGTAAAATCGTACTGAACTATTTGTCAAAGGTGTAATCTTATAATATcctgtgtgttttgagtgcaTTATTATGTTCTCTCAGATTGCGTCTTTCTGCATAAAGTTTTTAAACCAAAATTTTGTTCTTAGTAAACGTTGtcaaaaaccaaaagaaaagctatatatatatggctACTATACTTCCGTGCAGCACACATAACCAAGGGATTTATTACCATTCTCACGACATATTCACATGATAAATTAACTGTGTTTGGTTTGGATTGGCATTTCCTTTAGGGGCAAGTACCCCTAGTTTCACTCTTTGACAACTTTAACTTAagtatgtaattatttttagacaaACAAAACATTTCCGTTATAAATCGTGATAAATCTCTAATTTGTAAGGATTTAATCATCGTCACTCTAATAAGCTAtctttattgtattttatatatctaataatGGGAGCATAAAATTTAACatttataagattattttttgACGGTCAAATCGATCTCattggataaattttttattattattacaataatatGATCAAACAATGAAATTAAAGTTAAGCTTTAAATTCACGTTATGAGACATGAGCAATATGGCAATAATAGTTGATCAGAGTAAATATGATTGAGTCATTATAAATCAAAACTTTTTAATAGtgagatatttatttttgctaCGAAAACAcatacttaaaatttaaaaggaaaaactaactaataatttcttatacttttctcttttttcttaatattaatacTTATATATTGGCACGATTTGTTTGTGAAACAATAACATGAATTATCACTTCTTCTAGtcataatacaataaaaaattttgctcttataatttttagcaTTACTGGAGGAGATTAGGAATACAACCCGGTCGGGCTAACTCGCAAATTACTCAAAATCAACttgaaaattatttgagaTTGACTTGATGTCAATTGAACTGAGTTTGAACTCCATAATACTTCGTTCAAATCGGTGTCGCGAGCCTAATCTAGCTTagacttaattgaaaaaaaaccAACTATTATGTAGAGAGTAGGATTTAAACTTACAAGGTTAATaggatatatataaatcttatccactaaattaatattgatttgatttattataataattatagttaataaaactttttaatgttaacataaatttatatatatttattaatataaaatattaaaacttgGCTCGAGCTTGAGTTTTTCAAAATTCGTCTggactttatttatttacatcgATATGACAATAACTCAGAATATCCTTTTAGTTGAAATCAATGAGTCTAATAAGGAAGGAGAGGCATCTACTTGGCTCTAATAGCTTATTAtataagtataataaattaattgcaactcatattatattattccCTCATATAAGgattattctaattaatagTCTATTGAATTTGTTTGAGAAGAAGACAATTAATTAGCTGTGGGACCTCCACGTGGAGGAACAAGAATGGCAATTGACAACTTCTTTGGATGCAGCAGAATTAGATGCTTACACTTGCCTAAAAATTCCATATAACATCCCACGTGGCATAAGAATGGTtaacttgattttttatttattgaataatcaataaaactattatataatagttaataaacTTTGAAatcttttcataattattaattattaaagaaagtATTGAGTTTTggtatttgttattttaatctttgtaaatgatgataaatttggaatcttaaaaaatttattaaatataaataattttattagtttgtaaatttatatatatatatatatatatatatatatatatgtagttaatttattttaaatacgTTAGTTGTAtgatatttatagtttttctttaagaatatgatatatatatatatatatatatatatatatagttttattcttacaaatttaataaataatatttttattaattcactaaatatattaattttaaaaaagatattattggAAAGGggcttatttttttattgatcaaTGGTAGTTAACTTTAAggatattaagaaaaaaacaccCTAGCAAACAGAAAAGTGAAAATTTGTCTGCATTCACTCTTTGGTCCGTCTCTGCTTTTGTTATGCCCGTCAGCCGTCAGATGATTTTCTGTTCCTACTTTTATAATCTCACAAACTCAGCCCACTTgatgtaattcttttattcattcaaGTTTCAATGGATTATAAgacatatattaatataatgtatttaattttttttaccttcATCATCAAAGTAACACATTCCTATTCTAAACTTTATGGGTgatgatattaattaaattaaatggcatattcaaatttaacatttaataCATCCAGTACTGAGCATGCCGATGCTTTTTCCGTATActtacttattataaaattaagatataaataattaatttagttaattcaattaaaatgaaatcaCTGTACTAGTTTAATTGAGAATAACTCTAGAATTAATCATTAGTTGGTAGTATATTTCATATGACAAAAGACAAAGAAGCAAATAATGAGTTAAGAGTATTCTCAAAAGGGGCAGTGAATAAGACTAAATCCAGGGAATGTCACTGTCTTAGCTtgatcaaataataataataataataagaataattcaTCTAAAAAATCTGTTGCATGATAAGAATAATACaaagttttaatattaagATAATACATAATTACAGTGTAATTAAATACCCTGTTAATGTCAGTTTTAGTGAAATAATTGGAGATGATCACTGTGGTGGGGCTTTGGGAAAATCGTTAGTTCTTGACTTTAAACAACAATGACGACAAAACCCATTTCATGACTAATAATCCAAAGTCATTTTCTTAACCTTTTCTCAGGCTTCAAATTTGAAAGTGACTTCTTTAATGATAGTATCAATAGCACAAATTTTTCACtgatatcaatttattttatttctttcttttttatatctGTTTTTTGGTTActcgatttttttttttaaaaaagaaattatattttaaaatataatatatatataacaatttCGACCCAGCCTGAAAAGATTTCATTCATACTAAAATAGTTGAAATCTAATATCAAGAATGTGAAGAGCATTAGGCTTTGAGGTTAATAAATGATTACCATGATGAATTGGAGATGGTCAAGTTTTCTTGGTTACAAATAATTGTGGAAGCCTTCCATTATGTTCAggttgaaataaaatttcaaaatacttttataaaatttatttgaaaatttagaatttatgtgtctaatccaaataaagtttcattttgaattcgaggtaattaaatttttataaaattgattgtaataataaatattcaaaacatttttatttgaatcaaattttttattatggagagttatcttataaaattaaactctaatacattctttcttctttaaatataaaataaaaaattagttagaTTTCTACGTTTATGGAGCCAAGCTTCGatctctcttttaattttagtaaataaattaaaagttttcaTTCACTttcttaattgattttttaattctggtagaaaaaaaggaaaaaaatagaattattaacgtttatgaaaataaaagtaaaataaagagcaaaattaaagaatttattaaatttaaataaactttttttactttttatatttaaatatatttcttaaaatattttttattataaaaaatattaacacaTGTTCTAATTACACTGAATAAGTAGatgttttttaaataaatttcacgttaattaataaattaatatattttataaaattaaaatatctcttttaatcTTATCATTTCATTTATGTTTGCtctttctataattattttattataattttcaacataacatctattttatttcatttgaaataaaatatataaatcataaaaatttatttataaataaattactaaaatttatttacaaataaaaatgaatgccttaatgaatttttaatttaaaggaaaaacaaatgattaggttaaatttatgaaattaagcataagaaaaacaacaacaaaatgTTGCTAAACATTTGTACAAGTTATCCAAAGCAGCACTACAAAACTTGAAAGTGGTGTAAGTTGCTATTCTTTGGAGGATGCACCCATGTTTATATCACCATATCATATGGGTCATTTATTGGTTAGTTCAATAATTGCATTGACACTTTTATATCATAACAATAGGAAACTCACAATTAGTCTCTTTCATGATAGTGATGACTACTATGTTCTGTCACCAAATTTGCAAGTCATTTGCTTGTTAATTacctttcttttcaattcaaCAGTACTCATTTTTCTAAGATAGAGTAACCTATCCAAGCATAAATTCCTACATCAAAAATACcccaaccaaaaaaaaaaaaaagcctttAAATAAATGGcacaagaaataaaagaatcaagatACCTTTTGGGGTTTGGCTAGGTCAAACcaaagcaaaaataataaaataaaaaataaaatagaataaaatctaaagaaaataaaaagaaaaattggtaGGAGAAAGAATATTTCCATTTGGTGCTTTCTTACTTCTCATCTAAAGAGTTTAAGAGGAACTTACATATGGTTTCAAAAGAGGCTggaactaaaataaaaacaacaaagaGATATGAACAAGGCAATATGACCATTTCAGCTCTTCATTCTCATTTGACAGCATCTTCATTCCCTCTCATATAAATTGCTAAACACAGAGTCCAGACCAACCCACCAACCAACCAAAAACAACTAAGACCTTCAGAATCTTCATAAACACTAAACAACTTGAACATACATACAGAAAGAAaaggattgaagatatggGGAGGAAGAGAAAGAGTAGTGAAACTGTTGATCAGGACAAAAACTCAAGTGAAGGAACAATGGCTTGGGATGAGATGGTGAAAGAAGCTGCTGAGGCAGCTGCATTAGGAGGTGTCAGGAGAGCTAGAAAAAGATTTGTTGGTGTCAGACAAAGGCCATCAGGAAGATGGGTTGCTGAGATTAAAGATACTATACAAAAAATAAGAGTGTGGCTGGGCACTTTTGATACTGCTGAAGAAGCTGCCAGAGCTTACGATGAAGCAGCATGCTTGCTTCGCGGTGCGAATACAAGAACAAATTTCTGGCCCTGTTCTCCGTCTTCTTCAACAACTCCTGCTCTTCCTTCAAAGATTActaatcttcttcttcaaagacTCCAAGCAAGGAACAATTCTTCAGCTTCTGTGACGACCTCTCTGCCTAATAATGAACAAGAAAAGCCAGAAGTTGAGGAATATAGAACAGAAGCAACAAATTTCTTAGACACCCAATTTACTGACTTCCTTAACGATCCTGAAGATTATTATGCTGCTTGTAATGATAATATAAATGGTGCTATTGATTACATGACAAGTAGTCTCGAGTCATGTTTAACAGAGAAAGAAGATAGCACTAGCGGAGGGAAAGAACCGGAGTTTGATTATAATTGCGGTGATTACGACATAACACAGCCTTGTAGTGGTGATAATGGTAATAACTCAGGAGGTGAAGCTGAAGAAGatggtgaagaagaagaagaagaagaagaagggatTGACACAGGGAGCCTGGATTTCCAATTTGTTGATGATCATGTTGAATCATCTTGTTACTACTCTGCTTTTGATATTGCTGAAGAGATTGAGGAGCCAGTTGAGGCAGAAAACTATGGAGATGATCCTTCAATGCTTAGAGAAGCAATGAAGAGAATGAGATATGAGAGGAAGTTCTCAGCTTCTCTTTATGCCTTCAATGGTATCCCGGAGTGCCTAAGGCTGAAGATTGGATCAGGAAATGTAATGGCAAGAGAAAGGTCTGCCCAATTAACAAATCTTCGAAACGCTTGTAACAAGAAGAAAGAGGGAAGGAAAGCAGAAGTAGAAGTGACGGAGAAGAAACAGGAGGAGAAGCTGCAAAGGTCAAGCGAAATGGGGTCTTCAgattcctcttcttctttgagcAATGATGGTGAATTGTCACTTTGGAGCTCACTTGATCTTCCACCAATCTGCTTTGTTAACTAATTCCAATTGTAGGATCTTCATTTCATTTGATAAGCATTTCATAATCTTTTTCACAAAATCACAGTTCAATCCACTTCAGGAAAATTCTCATCATTAGTTGTATGTTCTGAAATAGATCAACACAAACTCTTTGATCTTCTCTCGTGTTCATCAGTTGTAAAACAACACATAGGACTTATGTACCATTTGAAGCTTTGTTGTAGCACTTCAAGTGTAAGCAAAAATGAAGAATATCTTTCCTATTTTTCTGTCTGAATTA comes from Ricinus communis isolate WT05 ecotype wild-type chromosome 5, ASM1957865v1, whole genome shotgun sequence and encodes:
- the LOC8283434 gene encoding CSC1-like protein HYP1 isoform X2, with the translated sequence MILSALLTSVGINLGLCFLFFTLYSILKKQPSNRYVYAPRLVRSQKSNQQLQGNEFDLERLLPSAGWVTRAWQLTDDHLISISGLDALVFARIFYFGLRVFAFGGIVGIFVLLPVNYLGNQLNRDNFYDLPNKSLDSFSISNVDDGSNWLWMHFSAAYVFTGVVCYLLYYEYNYIFSKRIACFYSSKPQPHQFTILVRGIPSLSARSFSEVVESFFTQNHPSTYLSHSMIHQTSKIRGLIDDAEKLYRRLAHVKTENHLRQHFKRDGFLGLFGKKVNIVDHYEKKLENLEDNVRMKQRSLAGEKVPAAFVSFKSRFGAAVALHIQQGVNPTEWVTEQAPEPQDVHWSFFSASFLRRWIYKTVVSQLITGYLPSLILQLFLFFVPPLMILFSSMQGYISLSQIEKSACTKVLCFTLWNIFLANVLSGSAFYMVNVFLEPKKIPEVLAEAVPAQASFFISYVVTSGWTSLSSELFRLIPLICSFIKRLCARKDGDKFEVPSIPYHSEIPTALFFVLLGITYFFLAPLILPFLLIYFCLGYIIFRNQLLNVYAPKYETSGKFWPIVHYSTVFSLILMHVIAIGTFGLKKLPLASSLTIPLPVLTLLFNEYCRKRFLPIFKAYPTECLVTKDKEDENEPSMAEFYDKLVSAYHDPALMPIQYPRNVDRQSSPLLHSEV
- the LOC8283434 gene encoding CSC1-like protein HYP1 isoform X1; the encoded protein is MILSALLTSVGINLGLCFLFFTLYSILKKQPSNRYVYAPRLVRSQKSNQQLQGNEFDLERLLPSAGWVTRAWQLTDDHLISISGLDALVFARIFYFGLRVFAFGGIVGIFVLLPVNYLGNQLNRDNFYDLPNKSLDSFSISNVDDGSNWLWMHFSAAYVFTGVVCYLLYYEYNYIFSKRIACFYSSKPQPHQFTILVRGIPSLSARSFSEVVESFFTQNHPSTYLSHSMIHQTSKIRGLIDDAEKLYRRLAHVKTENHLRQHFKRDGFLGLFGKKVNIVDHYEKKLENLEDNVRMKQRSLAGEKVPAAFVSFKSRFGAAVALHIQQGVNPTEWVTEQAPEPQDVHWSFFSASFLRRWIYKLVAVFAFLILTILFLIPVLLVQGLANLYQLETWFPFLKGILSLTVVSQLITGYLPSLILQLFLFFVPPLMILFSSMQGYISLSQIEKSACTKVLCFTLWNIFLANVLSGSAFYMVNVFLEPKKIPEVLAEAVPAQASFFISYVVTSGWTSLSSELFRLIPLICSFIKRLCARKDGDKFEVPSIPYHSEIPTALFFVLLGITYFFLAPLILPFLLIYFCLGYIIFRNQLLNVYAPKYETSGKFWPIVHYSTVFSLILMHVIAIGTFGLKKLPLASSLTIPLPVLTLLFNEYCRKRFLPIFKAYPTECLVTKDKEDENEPSMAEFYDKLVSAYHDPALMPIQYPRNVDRQSSPLLHSEV
- the LOC8283435 gene encoding ethylene-responsive transcription factor ERN1 encodes the protein MGRKRKSSETVDQDKNSSEGTMAWDEMVKEAAEAAALGGVRRARKRFVGVRQRPSGRWVAEIKDTIQKIRVWLGTFDTAEEAARAYDEAACLLRGANTRTNFWPCSPSSSTTPALPSKITNLLLQRLQARNNSSASVTTSLPNNEQEKPEVEEYRTEATNFLDTQFTDFLNDPEDYYAACNDNINGAIDYMTSSLESCLTEKEDSTSGGKEPEFDYNCGDYDITQPCSGDNGNNSGGEAEEDGEEEEEEEEGIDTGSLDFQFVDDHVESSCYYSAFDIAEEIEEPVEAENYGDDPSMLREAMKRMRYERKFSASLYAFNGIPECLRLKIGSGNVMARERSAQLTNLRNACNKKKEGRKAEVEVTEKKQEEKLQRSSEMGSSDSSSSLSNDGELSLWSSLDLPPICFVN